The segment GCACCCTGTTTGGAAGCGGCGACACTTTGGCATGGTCAAAAAAAATCCGGTTCTGAGTGACCGGAAACTCCTCACCGATATTCATTTTTTCAAGATCCATTAACGCCTTCCTTTTCAATAATCGTCTTTCACACTAATAGCCACCTCTGCGGCTGGCGGCCCGCAGGATCGAGCGGAACCCGTATTTATTTCTGATGCGGTCGATCCCCTGATAGAGGCGGTCCCACTGCTCACACGTCACATTCTGGAACAGGCCGGTTTGCCTGCAGGAATTCCGGGTGAGAGATGAAAGACAGATCCCGATCAACCGCACACGCTTAGAAGGAATGAACGACTTCCTGAAAAGTTGCACACCGGTTTGAAAGATCACATGATCTTCCGCCGTTGGCTGGGATAACGTATGAGAGCGGGTCACGGTTGTAAAGTCCGAGGTGCGAAGTTTTAAAGTCACCGACCGGACGTAAAGCTCAGACTCGCGCAATTGCGCCGCCGCCTTCTCCACCAGGTAACTGAGCGTCGACTCCAGGAACCGGGCGTCTATCGAATCGCTTTCCAGCGTGGTTTCCCGGCTGATCGACCGGCTGTCCGTATCTTCACTCACCACCCGGCCATGGCAAATGCCCCGGGATTTCAGATAAAGCCCGGTTCCCCACTTTCCGTAGAGGGTTTCAAGCCGTTTTCTGGGAAGCGCTGTCAGATGGCCGACGGTCTTAACCCCTAAACGATTTAACCACTCACCGCTTCTCGGACCCACCCCGGGAATGCGCCCCACCGGAAGCGGTTTTAAAAACCTTCCTTCTTTACCGGGAGCGATCCAGAGAATGCCGTTGGGTTTGACAAAATCAGACGCAACCTTGGCCAGCAGTTTGTTGGAAGCGATGCCGATCGAAGCGTTGATTCCCACTTTGGCTTTGATCTCGTCTCTTATCCTCTCCGCGGTCGAGAGAACCGGGCCGTGCAGTTTCTGGCATCCGGTGAGATCGACGTAAGCTTCGTCCAAAGACATCGTCTCGACCAAAGGAGAATAATTTCTGAGCAATGCAAAAATGCGTCTCGAAAACTCACCGTAGACCCCGTGCGACCCGCGTAAAAAAATCGCATGCGGACACAGCCGGTACGCCTTAGAAAGTGGCATGGCGGAATGGATGCCATACTTGCGTGCCGCATAAGACGCCGCCGCCACCACGCCCCGGCCTTTCTTAGGGTCGCCGCCCACCACCACCGGTTTGCCCACAAGCGACGGGTCGCGCACCTCTTCCACGGACACAAAAAACGCGTCCATATCCACGTGCAAAATTTCTCGATTTACAATCAAAATCAACCACCGATCAACAGGTTCGTTATGCCCACCATATTGCAGTGCCTGAATTTTTAATGCGCATCATCTTATTGCCACCGCGCTGAAATTCGTAAGGCACTTTCTTCACCTCCACCTTAAAGCCCGCGCTCTTGAACCGTTCTATGATTTCATTCAAATAAGGGGAAGGCTGTCCTGCAAGTTCCAGCAAGGGAAAGACCCGCACCTCGCCTGCAACTCTCAGCATTTCCGCGATCGCTCGATGATGAAACTCAAGCGATAACTGCTTGGAATACAAAAACAGAAA is part of the Nitrospinaceae bacterium genome and harbors:
- the dinP gene encoding DNA polymerase IV, translating into MHVDMDAFFVSVEEVRDPSLVGKPVVVGGDPKKGRGVVAAASYAARKYGIHSAMPLSKAYRLCPHAIFLRGSHGVYGEFSRRIFALLRNYSPLVETMSLDEAYVDLTGCQKLHGPVLSTAERIRDEIKAKVGINASIGIASNKLLAKVASDFVKPNGILWIAPGKEGRFLKPLPVGRIPGVGPRSGEWLNRLGVKTVGHLTALPRKRLETLYGKWGTGLYLKSRGICHGRVVSEDTDSRSISRETTLESDSIDARFLESTLSYLVEKAAAQLRESELYVRSVTLKLRTSDFTTVTRSHTLSQPTAEDHVIFQTGVQLFRKSFIPSKRVRLIGICLSSLTRNSCRQTGLFQNVTCEQWDRLYQGIDRIRNKYGFRSILRAASRRGGY